A DNA window from Solanum lycopersicum chromosome 3, SLM_r2.1 contains the following coding sequences:
- the LOC101245530 gene encoding late embryogenesis abundant protein At5g17165 isoform X2 — protein MAANLQSRGLVSLGKRVVNQISCASARTTANSPSLSGRGVQTSVYDKNPEDHVRDSVVPDEVIEAQSDKYWAPHPQTGVFGPADTAGAERGFHSSQATAATAESILEQKAFFRPLEDLEKPMLN, from the exons ATGGCCGCCAATTTGCAGAGCCGTGGACTCGTGAGCTTGGGAAAGCGAGTTGTTAACCAGATCAGCTGCGCAAGTGCTCGAACTACTGCTAATTCACCTTCCCTCTCTGGAAG GGGTGTGCAGACGTCAGTGTACGACAAGAACCCGGAGGATCATGTGCGTGATTCGGTTGTGCCtgatgaagtgatagaggcacaATCAGACAAATACTGGGCTCCTCACCCACAAACTGGGGTGTTTGGGCCAGCAGATACTGCTGGCGCGGAACGTGGCTTTCACTCTTCACAAGCCACTGCTGCTACTGCTGAATCCATTTTGGAGCAGAAGGCGTTCTTCCGCCCTCTTGAGGACTTGGAGAAGCCCATGCTTAATTAA
- the LOC101245530 gene encoding late embryogenesis abundant protein At5g17165 isoform X1 yields the protein MAANLQSRGLVSLGKRVVNQISCASARTTANSPSLSGRRGVQTSVYDKNPEDHVRDSVVPDEVIEAQSDKYWAPHPQTGVFGPADTAGAERGFHSSQATAATAESILEQKAFFRPLEDLEKPMLN from the exons ATGGCCGCCAATTTGCAGAGCCGTGGACTCGTGAGCTTGGGAAAGCGAGTTGTTAACCAGATCAGCTGCGCAAGTGCTCGAACTACTGCTAATTCACCTTCCCTCTCTGGAAG GAGGGGTGTGCAGACGTCAGTGTACGACAAGAACCCGGAGGATCATGTGCGTGATTCGGTTGTGCCtgatgaagtgatagaggcacaATCAGACAAATACTGGGCTCCTCACCCACAAACTGGGGTGTTTGGGCCAGCAGATACTGCTGGCGCGGAACGTGGCTTTCACTCTTCACAAGCCACTGCTGCTACTGCTGAATCCATTTTGGAGCAGAAGGCGTTCTTCCGCCCTCTTGAGGACTTGGAGAAGCCCATGCTTAATTAA